In the genome of Pediococcus claussenii ATCC BAA-344, one region contains:
- a CDS encoding aminopeptidase C, with product MGLEIDSDLINALQLDLENHKEVDVLRRAVTKNGVNAVSENNEVLSKLNRTFSVEVETGKVTNQLHSGRCWMFSLLNTLRHTFAKKYNVKDFELSQSYIYFWDKIERANIFYDRIIKLANQNPLERELQLYLSMPGEDGGQWAMAAALVQKYGVVPISVMPETFNTKDTTGFADALNLKLRRDAIQLRELKNDGATDDELQNKRDELLKEVYRMTSIAVGEPPVKFDLEYRDDDKEYHVDRGLTPQEFYQKYIGTDLDDYVVLTNSPDKPYNKLYSLPSQDNVIGGKPITFLNVDMEYLKKAAIQQLKDGETVWFGNDVLKQMSRTEGILDSELFKKDELFGVDLSMSKAERFKFGEAEVSHAMTLTGVDLIDDRPTKWKVENSWGDKNGKDGYFAMGDNWFEDFVYEVVVHRQYLTEEQLKVNDGVPEPLSAWDPLR from the coding sequence GAATGGTGTTAATGCAGTTAGTGAGAATAATGAAGTATTATCAAAGTTAAATCGTACTTTTTCAGTTGAAGTTGAAACGGGGAAGGTAACAAACCAGCTTCATAGTGGCAGGTGCTGGATGTTTTCGCTATTAAACACTTTGCGACACACTTTTGCTAAGAAGTATAACGTGAAAGATTTTGAACTTTCGCAATCGTATATTTATTTTTGGGACAAGATTGAACGTGCCAACATCTTTTATGATCGAATAATTAAACTCGCAAATCAAAATCCATTAGAACGTGAACTTCAATTATACTTAAGTATGCCCGGAGAAGATGGCGGTCAATGGGCAATGGCAGCAGCTTTAGTTCAAAAATATGGTGTTGTACCAATTTCGGTGATGCCAGAAACTTTCAATACTAAAGATACTACAGGATTTGCAGATGCTTTGAATTTAAAGCTTAGAAGAGATGCAATTCAGTTACGTGAATTAAAAAATGATGGTGCAACTGATGATGAACTTCAAAATAAGCGGGATGAATTATTGAAGGAAGTATACCGAATGACTTCTATAGCGGTTGGGGAACCACCTGTTAAGTTTGATTTAGAATACCGAGATGATGATAAAGAATATCATGTTGATCGTGGATTAACTCCGCAGGAATTCTATCAAAAATATATTGGAACTGATTTAGATGATTATGTTGTTCTCACTAATTCTCCCGATAAACCCTATAACAAATTGTACAGTTTACCTTCACAAGACAACGTGATTGGAGGGAAACCAATTACATTTTTAAATGTTGACATGGAATATTTAAAAAAGGCAGCTATTCAACAACTCAAAGATGGAGAAACAGTTTGGTTTGGTAATGATGTGCTGAAGCAAATGAGTCGTACCGAAGGAATTTTAGATAGTGAACTTTTCAAAAAAGATGAGCTTTTCGGAGTTGATTTAAGTATGAGCAAAGCGGAACGTTTTAAGTTTGGTGAAGCGGAAGTTTCGCACGCTATGACATTAACTGGGGTTGATTTGATTGATGATCGACCTACTAAATGGAAAGTAGAAAATAGTTGGGGTGACAAAAACGGCAAGGATGGTTATTTTGCAATGGGTGATAACTGGTTTGAAGACTTTGTCTATGAGGTAGTTGTTCATCGCCAATATTTAACTGAAGAACAATTGAAGGTAAATGATGGGGTGCCAGAGCCCTTGTCGGCATGGGATCCATTACGTTAG
- a CDS encoding HIT family protein, whose protein sequence is MKDPNCVFCQKTEEDYVAENNLACAFPDLFPVSEGHTLITPKNHIKQIWELSKEERKAVFDLVEETKVVLDEKYHPDGYNIAVNSGAAAGQSVFHCHVHLIPRYWDSDVKRKPVPGQFMVPHERPQFKGMD, encoded by the coding sequence ATGAAAGATCCGAACTGTGTTTTTTGTCAAAAGACAGAAGAAGATTATGTCGCGGAAAACAATTTAGCTTGTGCATTTCCAGATCTATTTCCGGTTAGTGAAGGGCACACTTTAATAACGCCTAAAAATCATATTAAGCAAATTTGGGAATTATCAAAAGAGGAACGTAAAGCTGTTTTTGATTTAGTTGAAGAGACAAAAGTGGTTTTAGACGAAAAGTATCATCCCGATGGTTATAACATTGCTGTTAATTCTGGAGCCGCAGCGGGACAGAGTGTCTTTCATTGTCATGTTCATTTGATACCGAGATATTGGGATTCAGATGTAAAAAGAAAGCCGGTTCCAGGTCAATTCATGGTACCGCACGAACGACCACAATTTAAGGGAATGGATTAA